The nucleotide window GAGCCGCGACGAGGTTTACCAGGGCGAGCTACGGGACCGACTGGAGCAATATCTACCAGACTTTGAGTCTGGCAAGCTTAAGATCTTTGTGGATGAGGTCTTTCCGTGGGAACAGATTCAAGAGGCCCACAAGCATATGGAAGATGCCAAGAACCTGGGTAAGATTATATGCACTATCTCCTGAGGTAGAGAATGATTTCAGACTACATTGTGTGGCATTTAAATCTAGCCCATAAAATCATCTTCCAGAAAGACTTTCCATTTGAACCTCAAAGCATGGATATCAAACGGTTCACTAGTACGTTGGCTGTGGAAACTTGTAGCCTATCTTCTTCCACCCACCATGAGAATTCCTATCACTTGCTTATATTCAACCAAATCAACAAAGACACAAACGGAAATCACTGCAGCGACCTGCACGCCACATGTGAGAAAGCAAAAGGTATCATGGTAAAAGTTAATGAGCCTTGAGCCAGTTGAGCATCTGGTCATACGCTGTGGCTTGAGCATCCTTGATTGATGAATCTTGGTACTCGCCTACAACCGCGAATCCTAAAGAAATCATTAGTTGACTCATGACTAAGATTCAAATTTAAGGTCATCTTACCATGCGGAACTCCTGGATAAACCTGAACCTCATGCTCGACGTTGGCGTCAGACAAACTGTCTTCTCCCCCTATCCGAACGCTGTCGGGGAAGAGAGGGTCGTTTTCGACACAAACCAAGCTGAGAGGAACACTAATGTCCTTGAAATCATCAGGGATAACAGAAGCGGCATGTGCCAGAGCACCGGCCTTAATAAAAGGACCCTTCTTGACACCGCCGCTCTCTGCATCTCCTTCAGGGATCTTCGTTTGTTTAGCAAGCAGAAGAACAAATCGTGCACCAACACAGTATCCAGCGGCATAGATGCCGTCGCCCTGTTTGATCGTATCCGCGTACTGCTCTCGCGCAGCATCAATGACTTTGTGCAGGATGGGCATGACTCTCTCTTCTGTGACGCGGGCGAGCCACATGTCAATGAGGAATGACTTTGTAACTTCTACGGCCTTCAACTTGAACTGTTCGAGGATGGATGTGGAGTCGTCTGTAATAGCCGTGGCCCCAGGAGCTATGTCGCCAGCGAAGAGGTCGGGCATGAGGACAAGATAGCCCTCCGAGGCAAACTTATCGGCCTGGATCTGGTTGTTGGTAGATTTGATTCCCGTACCGCCGGtcagaaggagaaggagtcGCGAAGGTGCATGGGGGTAGTCGGTGGGTTTCGAAACGTAGACCTAAGTAAGGGAGGGTCAGCTAAGAGCTTGGGAAGCTTGTTGGCCACGTACATCGACAtcgttgagcttgatgattTCGCCTGTGGAGGACTGGCCCGAAGCTGCATTTTGTTAGCGACCTGCGATGATGCTTTTCTAAATGGTGCCGCACGGGTTGGTCTGTCAGAAACACAATGCTCGCCTACGACTGGAGCTTGTATGTTGTCGCTGGCCGCAGGGGTCTCCTGGGCGTCGCTCTCAGGAGCGCGAGTAGCATTATCTGCGTCGGCCATCCTGATAGACTTCTCGAATTCTATTTACCTCTCTTTTGGCTGGGATAGTGAGTAAGTTGGCGGAACCGTACTGACTCCTCTGTGGGCTGAAAGACAatgaaagaagatgatgttgCCTGTTGCACGTGGATGGGCAACCTGACGTGCAAGGTCCAGGCTGGAACTCAACGTCATGTTGGAGGGGTAACTGACTTAGTAGGTACCTTACTTGCCTTGCTCTAGCAAGAAGTTTTCAAAGCCTAAAATAAAGCATATATCCCAGAATAAACTTCTTTTAAGAAAAAGGGATAAGATCATAAGAGTCTTATGATTACTGAGCTAATGCTGTTATCAGGATACATGGGATTGTACTACGAAACCACTACCTAAGGTTAGATATCTCATGGCTAACGAGAAGCAAATGCTCtgcccttcaggcccttgGCCAATTGTTGCTGGTGGTGTGGACTTATGATCTTATGCCACACTACAGATTTAGAGATTGCTTAATTCTCAGTCTCTCCGTTACTAGGTGAGGATTGGTTTTATAACAGCCCGGACAAGAAAGCAATATTAGATGGGAACTTGGCATTGTGTCCATTGTGTCCATTCCTTATAGTGGTGTATCAGTAGTCCCAAAAAGGTCACAATGTGTTGCCATGAGATATCTTCATCAGCTACAGAATAAGATTATCGCTGATGGGACGGAAGAAATGAGTTATAAATAGAAACCCAAGGTAAGGTAATGTTTGAATATGAGTACCTACGGACAGTACCTAGGTAGCTCCTAGGTGCCCTACCTCATATGTCGGCTGTCTCCACTCTTTACGTAAGCCGCAACCCCGCGATTCTCGCCACCGCGTTTCACTCAACGCGCTGAACGCGTCTTACACACCTTCTCGTTAATGCACTTTACTTCTCACCTAGAACAAAACAAAGAGGTCTCTGTTTCAACAGCATACACAACCTACCCCAAAGACACCTAAAGCACAAAAATCATGGACGCAGCTTCGGCGCTATCGCGAGGCGCTCTTGAGTATGTTCTTATCACCTAACCTCCCTGTCGTTGCTCGCTAACTTTTGCCCAGCGTGATCTTCAATGATCCTGATAAAGCCAGCAAGCTCTTCCCGGTACCTGTTCTGCAATGTCTACAAGTCAAGCAGATGGCCCCTTCGGCTCAAGGGGGAGACCGATTTCGACTTGTGATGAGCGATGGGCAGCATTACGTTCAGACCA belongs to Fusarium oxysporum Fo47 chromosome V, complete sequence and includes:
- a CDS encoding Alpha/Beta hydrolase protein — encoded protein: MADADNATRAPESDAQETPAASDNIQAPVVGEHCVSDRPTPSGQSSTGEIIKLNDVDVYVSKPTDYPHAPSRLLLLLTGGTGIKSTNNQIQADKFASEGYLVLMPDLFAGDIAPGATAITDDSTSILEQFKLKAVEVTKSFLIDMWLARVTEERVMPILHKVIDAAREQYADTIKQGDGIYAAGYCVGARFVLLLAKQTKIPEGDAESGGVKKGPFIKAGALAHAASVIPDDFKDISVPLSLVCVENDPLFPDSVRIGGEDSLSDANVEHEVQVYPGVPHGFAVVGEYQDSSIKDAQATAYDQMLNWLKAH